One genomic region from Haloprofundus salinisoli encodes:
- a CDS encoding DUF7550 family protein, with protein MADQSEPSKRRDVDEKPQPHQESEDTTASERTTAPQSAYTSSHVGTGLVVLLVGLLVVFGVPLLLT; from the coding sequence ATGGCCGACCAGAGCGAACCGAGCAAGCGACGAGACGTAGACGAAAAGCCACAGCCGCACCAGGAGTCCGAGGACACGACGGCCAGCGAGCGAACGACGGCCCCGCAGAGTGCGTACACGTCGAGCCACGTGGGTACCGGTCTCGTCGTCCTGCTCGTCGGCCTCCTCGTCGTCTTCGGCGTCCCGCTGCTTCTGACCTGA
- the purL gene encoding phosphoribosylformylglycinamidine synthase subunit PurL has protein sequence MSLSDADHELVVAELGREPTRAEAALFENLWSEHCAYRSSRPLLSAFDSESDDVVVGPGDDAAVVAVSDDTYVTLGIESHNHPSYVDPYDGAATGVGGIVRDTLSMGAYPIALADSLYFGEFSEEHSRYLFEGVVEGIADYGNAIGVPTVTGSVDFHPDYEGNPLVNVACVGLLPADRLVTAEAQGAGNKLVLVGNGTGRDGLGGASFASEDLAEDAETEDRPAVQVGDPYTEKLLIEANEELVDAGLVQSARDLGAAGLGGASSELVAKGGFGARIDLDAVHQREPNMNAMEILLAESQERMCYEVRPEDVKAVGKIAEKYDLGCSVIGDVAEGNYVCTFGGDVAVDVPAEYLADGAPMNDLDSTAHEQPERDLPDAELSESFEAVVGSPTTASKRWVYRQYDHEVGLRTAVEPGDDAAVMAIREARAEQRSAERSSGESRETGIGLAFSSGATPKWTNADPYDGARAVALENATNLAAKGATPLAAVDCLNGGNPEKPEVYGGFKGIVDGLADMCRDLSTPVVGGNVSLYNDSVTGPIPPTPTLAVVGTKDGYDAPPAAFAGEGTLLLVGEAGDALGGSEYLAFAGGSDRFPDLPENPGEVVAALAAVANDEATLAVHDVSHGGLAVSLAEMVTESAGADVAVDDELSLFDETPGRAVVETTEPEAVREAFDGVAPVVELGAATADGTLSLTVGDERLDYSADEIRTLRDVIARELD, from the coding sequence ATGAGTCTCTCCGACGCCGACCACGAGCTCGTCGTCGCCGAACTCGGCCGCGAACCCACCAGGGCCGAGGCGGCGCTGTTCGAGAACCTCTGGAGCGAACACTGCGCGTACCGCTCGTCTCGACCGTTGCTGTCGGCGTTCGACAGTGAAAGCGACGACGTGGTCGTCGGCCCCGGTGACGACGCCGCCGTCGTCGCCGTCTCCGACGACACCTACGTCACTCTCGGCATCGAGAGCCACAACCACCCCTCCTACGTCGACCCCTACGACGGCGCGGCGACGGGCGTCGGCGGCATCGTCCGCGACACGCTCTCGATGGGCGCGTATCCCATCGCGCTCGCCGACTCGCTCTACTTCGGTGAGTTCTCCGAGGAACACTCCCGCTATCTGTTCGAGGGCGTCGTCGAAGGTATCGCCGACTACGGCAACGCCATCGGCGTGCCAACCGTCACGGGCAGCGTCGACTTCCACCCCGACTACGAGGGCAACCCGCTCGTGAACGTCGCCTGCGTGGGACTTCTCCCCGCCGACCGCCTCGTCACCGCCGAAGCCCAGGGGGCAGGAAACAAACTCGTCCTCGTCGGCAACGGTACCGGCCGCGACGGCCTCGGCGGCGCGTCGTTCGCCAGCGAGGACCTCGCCGAGGACGCCGAGACCGAGGACCGACCCGCCGTGCAGGTCGGCGACCCCTATACGGAAAAGCTGCTCATCGAGGCCAACGAGGAACTCGTCGACGCCGGCCTCGTCCAGTCGGCGCGCGACCTCGGTGCGGCAGGCCTCGGGGGCGCGTCCTCCGAACTCGTCGCCAAGGGCGGCTTCGGTGCGCGAATCGACCTCGACGCGGTCCACCAGCGCGAACCGAACATGAACGCGATGGAGATTCTCCTCGCGGAGTCCCAAGAGCGGATGTGCTACGAAGTACGCCCGGAGGACGTCAAAGCGGTCGGGAAAATCGCCGAGAAGTACGACCTCGGCTGCTCGGTCATCGGCGACGTCGCCGAGGGCAACTACGTCTGCACCTTTGGAGGGGACGTCGCCGTCGACGTGCCCGCCGAGTACCTCGCCGACGGCGCGCCGATGAACGACCTCGATTCGACTGCGCACGAGCAACCCGAGCGCGACCTGCCGGACGCGGAGCTCTCCGAATCGTTCGAGGCCGTCGTCGGCAGTCCGACGACCGCGAGCAAGCGCTGGGTCTACCGGCAGTACGACCACGAGGTCGGTCTCCGAACCGCCGTCGAACCCGGCGACGATGCCGCGGTGATGGCCATCCGAGAGGCGCGCGCGGAGCAGCGCTCCGCGGAGCGGTCGAGCGGCGAGAGCCGCGAGACGGGAATCGGACTGGCGTTCTCCTCGGGTGCGACCCCGAAGTGGACGAACGCCGACCCCTACGACGGCGCGCGCGCCGTCGCGCTCGAAAACGCCACGAACCTCGCCGCGAAGGGCGCGACGCCGCTGGCGGCGGTCGACTGCCTCAACGGCGGCAACCCCGAGAAACCCGAGGTGTACGGCGGCTTCAAGGGCATCGTCGACGGCCTCGCCGACATGTGCCGCGACCTCTCGACGCCCGTCGTCGGCGGCAACGTCTCGCTGTACAACGACTCGGTCACGGGCCCGATTCCGCCGACGCCGACGCTCGCCGTCGTCGGGACGAAGGACGGCTACGACGCCCCGCCCGCCGCGTTCGCGGGCGAGGGGACGCTGCTGCTCGTCGGCGAAGCGGGCGACGCGCTCGGCGGGTCGGAGTACCTCGCCTTCGCGGGCGGCTCCGACCGGTTCCCCGACCTGCCCGAGAATCCAGGTGAAGTGGTTGCGGCGCTCGCCGCCGTCGCGAACGACGAGGCGACGCTCGCGGTCCACGACGTGAGCCACGGCGGCCTCGCCGTCTCGCTGGCGGAGATGGTCACCGAGAGCGCGGGCGCCGACGTTGCCGTCGACGACGAGCTCTCGCTGTTCGACGAGACGCCCGGCCGCGCCGTCGTCGAGACAACGGAGCCCGAAGCGGTGCGCGAGGCGTTCGACGGTGTCGCGCCGGTCGTCGAACTCGGCGCGGCGACCGCCGACGGGACGCTCTCGCTCACCGTGGGCGACGAGCGACTCGACTACTCGGCCGACGAGATTCGAACCCTGCGCGACGTCATCGCCCGCGAGTTGGACTGA
- a CDS encoding PHP domain-containing protein, translating to MLSVELHAHSALSYDGRDPVELLLEQAAAVGLDALAVTDHDEIDASIEAAERAADYGLVGIVGMEVTSSAGHVLAFDIDEQIPAGLSYDETLDRIRDQDGLVVVPHPFQKSRHGVAPHISREQLASADAIEVYNSRLLTGLANRKAEKFALANDLPMTAGSDAHISEMVGQAVTEVGTNERRADAILDAIAEGRTGVVGTRTPWHISFRQAAGGAKRRLKHAVTDFL from the coding sequence GTGCTATCGGTCGAACTGCACGCGCACTCCGCGCTGTCCTACGACGGCCGCGACCCCGTAGAGTTACTGCTTGAACAAGCCGCGGCTGTCGGACTCGACGCGCTGGCGGTCACCGACCACGACGAGATCGACGCCAGCATCGAGGCGGCCGAACGCGCCGCCGACTACGGCCTCGTCGGCATCGTCGGCATGGAGGTGACGAGCTCCGCGGGCCACGTCCTCGCGTTCGACATCGACGAGCAGATTCCCGCCGGCCTCTCCTACGACGAGACGCTCGACCGAATCCGAGACCAGGACGGCCTCGTCGTCGTCCCCCACCCGTTCCAGAAATCCCGCCACGGCGTCGCCCCGCACATCTCGCGGGAACAACTGGCGAGCGCCGACGCCATCGAGGTGTACAACTCGCGGCTCCTGACCGGTCTCGCCAACCGCAAAGCCGAGAAGTTCGCGCTCGCCAACGACCTCCCGATGACCGCCGGCAGCGACGCCCACATCAGCGAGATGGTCGGCCAAGCGGTGACCGAAGTCGGGACGAACGAACGCCGCGCCGACGCCATCCTCGACGCTATCGCCGAGGGTCGGACGGGCGTCGTCGGCACCCGAACGCCGTGGCACATCAGCTTCCGGCAGGCCGCCGGCGGCGCGAAACGCCGACTGAAACACGCGGTCACCGACTTCCTGTGA
- a CDS encoding asparagine synthase C-terminal domain-containing protein produces the protein MRGTTPERVAAALERNDPLPGTAGFAGRLDVESSALGDGPCLVRDVLGRQPIFFSEHDPSAWGFDPTELEDPRPLPAGHVQRLGADDAAESGSQRVWTLPNPPEFDDDETALDAVGDAVLGRVRAVDPADTAVAFSGGVDSALVAVGMPDAPCYVAGFEGSHDIEAARDAAEAMGRDLRVVKFAHDDLTRAVPEIVAATGRTNAMDVQIALPLYLVAERVAADGYERLAVGQGADELFGGYAKVANAPDDHRVDAETVRGATREMVATLPAQLERDALTLRAAGVEPVAPLLHDDVVAAALRLPGRLLTDGEERKIALRRTADGVLPDAVAAADKKAVQYGSLAARELDRLARRSGFKRRMDDHVGQYVRSLADR, from the coding sequence ATTCGCGGCACGACGCCCGAGCGCGTCGCCGCCGCGCTCGAACGCAACGATCCGCTTCCGGGGACCGCCGGCTTCGCGGGTCGGCTCGACGTCGAATCGTCGGCCCTCGGCGACGGGCCGTGTCTCGTCCGCGACGTGCTCGGCCGACAGCCGATCTTCTTCTCGGAGCACGACCCCTCGGCGTGGGGGTTCGACCCGACCGAACTCGAAGACCCCCGACCGCTTCCGGCGGGCCACGTCCAGCGACTCGGAGCGGACGACGCCGCCGAGAGCGGGAGCCAGCGCGTGTGGACGCTTCCGAATCCGCCGGAGTTCGACGACGACGAAACGGCGCTCGACGCGGTCGGAGACGCCGTGTTGGGTCGCGTCCGCGCCGTCGACCCGGCGGACACCGCCGTCGCCTTCTCCGGGGGCGTCGACTCCGCGCTCGTCGCCGTCGGAATGCCCGACGCTCCCTGCTACGTCGCCGGGTTCGAGGGGTCGCACGATATCGAGGCCGCCCGCGACGCCGCCGAGGCGATGGGCCGCGACCTGCGCGTCGTCAAGTTCGCCCACGACGACCTCACGCGGGCGGTACCCGAAATCGTCGCCGCGACGGGTCGGACCAACGCGATGGACGTCCAAATCGCGCTACCGCTGTATCTCGTCGCGGAGCGCGTCGCCGCCGACGGCTACGAGCGACTGGCCGTCGGACAGGGCGCGGACGAACTGTTCGGCGGTTACGCGAAGGTGGCGAACGCCCCCGACGACCATCGCGTCGACGCCGAGACGGTCCGCGGGGCGACGCGCGAGATGGTAGCGACGCTTCCCGCCCAGCTGGAGCGAGACGCGTTGACGTTGCGTGCGGCGGGCGTCGAACCGGTCGCGCCGCTGTTGCACGACGACGTGGTCGCGGCCGCGCTCCGTCTCCCCGGACGCCTGCTGACGGACGGTGAGGAGCGCAAGATTGCACTTCGACGCACCGCCGACGGGGTGCTCCCCGACGCCGTCGCCGCTGCGGACAAGAAGGCCGTCCAGTACGGCAGTCTGGCGGCGCGCGAACTCGACCGGTTAGCCCGCCGTTCGGGGTTCAAACGGCGGATGGACGACCACGTCGGTCAGTACGTCCGTTCGCTGGCCGACCGGTAA
- a CDS encoding DUF7344 domain-containing protein — MTDEHSSTTSGGADELPRLLAALSHPRRRQVVTMLSDGSQPSTLAELVAAIRAPDSSASAPGDHEASLDSLGVSLHHVHLPKLTDAGFVEYDPVSRTLAPGPRLTERDTEYAPLLADRLDDEPTDSEACLFATPAIRAVLTVLDEAGDAELAVSSVATALSAHVGGSPRTHTIRLRHSLLPKLAETGVVDYDTGRETVSLRHDLSSLGGSSSPAHP; from the coding sequence ATGACCGACGAACACTCCTCCACTACATCGGGCGGCGCGGATGAACTGCCGCGGTTACTGGCGGCTCTGTCGCACCCGCGTCGCCGGCAAGTCGTGACGATGCTGTCGGACGGCTCCCAACCCTCGACGCTCGCAGAGCTCGTCGCGGCGATTCGGGCGCCCGACTCGTCGGCGTCGGCCCCTGGCGACCACGAAGCCTCGTTGGACTCGCTCGGCGTCTCGCTTCATCACGTCCACCTTCCGAAACTCACCGACGCCGGATTCGTCGAGTACGACCCGGTCAGTCGGACGCTCGCGCCCGGTCCTCGACTCACCGAGCGAGACACCGAGTACGCGCCGTTACTGGCGGATCGCCTCGACGATGAACCGACTGACTCCGAGGCGTGTCTGTTTGCGACGCCCGCGATACGGGCGGTGCTGACCGTTCTCGACGAGGCCGGCGACGCGGAACTCGCCGTTTCGAGCGTCGCCACGGCGCTCTCCGCTCACGTTGGCGGTTCCCCGCGGACACACACGATACGCCTCCGCCACTCTCTTCTTCCGAAACTCGCCGAGACAGGCGTCGTCGACTACGACACCGGCCGAGAGACGGTGTCTCTCCGTCACGATTTGTCGTCACTCGGTGGGTCGTCCTCACCGGCACACCCCTGA